CGTATACCCCTTCAAGACCACGGGCAATTTCATGGGGTACTTCGATGCTCTCCTCTGCCAGGGCAGTCCAGTTATCGGAGTCAGGAACCGGGATAGGCTGACCGGCTGCAATCGTCCCCAATACAGGTATGGCATTTACGCCCGGCCTCTTCGTTAGCCCGATACTTCTGGAAATTTCTCGGCCGCGGCTGATATACCCTTTCCTCTCGAGAGCATTCAAGTGGTACTGGGCAACAGATGATGAGCTTATGCCGCAGTTTCGCACTACATCTCTAACAGAAGGGGAGTAGCCCTGGTCGCTGATGAATCGCGTGATGAAGTCCAGAATGCTTTTCTGCCTGTCGGATATACTTTCCATAGTTCTCACCTATAACAATTGTTCTATGGAACAAATGTTATAATAGAGCAGTAGTTTTGTCAAGCCTTTTTTGTCCAACTAAGGAATCATTTGTGGTATCATTTCTCTGTAATGCGGAGGTAGTCGGATGGCTGATTCAGCAAAGCTCTATATCGGCACTTCGGGGTGGTCTTACCCCAAGGGAGAGGGCTCATGGACAGGACATTTCTATCCTACCGGTAAGATTAACGAGCTTGAGTACTACAGCCAGTTCTTTAATGCGGTAGAGATCAACAGCTCATTCTACCGGCCGCCGAACCCTGGCTATGTCCATAACTGGGTTCGTAGAGTACCAAGGGACTTCCTATTCACAGTCAAGCTCTGGCAGAAGTTCACCCACCCCAATATGTTTGAGGAAGCTACCGGAGAGGAAGCCGCGATATCACAGGATGACGTGGATCTTTTCAAGCAAAGCATCGAGCCTATGGCCAATTCCGGTAAGCTGGGAGCGCTTCTTGCCCAGTTCCCGCCTAGCTTCAAGAATGACAGCTTTGGGCAGCAGATCTTGGCCGCGGTTATCAGCGTATTTGGTCAATACCCGCTTTCTGTGGAGTTGAGGCACCGCAGCTGGAGCGACGACCCGAGAACCGAAGCCATTCTCAGAAATCATAGTGTCTCTTGGGTACAGGTAGACGAACCCAAGTTCAGTACTTCCGTAGCACAGGAGCTACCCTTAACATCCAACATAGCCTACTTCCGCTTTCACGGCAGAAATAAAGAGATGTGGTGGATCGGTAATAGTGAAACCAGGTACAAGTACCTGTATTCAGAAGACGAAATTAGTGAATTGGCACAGAGAGTGAAACGTGCGTCACTCAATACTCGAATCGCCTTCGCCTTTTTCAATAATCACTGGCAAGCATTTGCCCCACGTAACGCAGTTTCAATAATGAAGCGGCTTGAACTACCTGTTGGCCGTCCCCCTGTACCTGACGATACAGAAAACGACAGGGAAATATAGATGCAATAATCACCATGAAGTAACATTCTAAGCTAATGTGACGTGTGGAAATTGGGTCTAAGAGGTTGGGAAAACAAATTTCCCCTCGCTTGTGTAGAATGGAATTAGTTTCGCCTCCACGCCAAATGCCGCATAGACTACGCGGACAAGGTCGTAAGCCACTCGGTCTGCCTCGAAGTTCCCTGCTACTTTCTTGCGAGGCACTATTAAATGCTGACCTTCGAACGTCTTTACCCTTCCATCCGAAAACATGAAACTGACACTTCTGGGAGCGTAGGGATTCAAGGTGTACCCCTTCAGGTTCCTATACTGAAGGTCAATTAGAAACTCACCTTTAACATGAAGTGCATCCACTATCGCCCGGTATAACCTCAAGAATGTAGCAGGGTATTCTATGACGGGAATTGAGTAGAGTCGTGGTTTGATACGAAATTCCTCTGAAGACTGGCGCCAACAGAACTCTTCGTCAAGAGGCTTCCAAAATTCCATGTGTCCATTGCTCATTAGCTCGAGATACCTAGAGTCTTTTGCCCCTTGGCGGACCCCTTCCTCAAATCTTTCAATCCGGGAATATTGCCCCTCCATATTCCAGCCTGCTCTTCTCGAACCTGGAGGACTCCCTAACAGTCTCCGGGCATCTTCCGACTCTACGTCGATAAGCTCCGCGTGTGGATTTGCAGGTGTTATCGCGACTCTGAAAAATGGTTTTTCGTCAATCTCTTCAACGAATCGTTGTGAGGTCGTGTCTGCCAGAATCTCCCCGTTTTCTATCGTTAGGAAGCGGGGAAACACTCCCGATGCTACTTTCTCTGAGATTCCCTTTCTTTGCGTCAGTACTTCCTGGGAAGATGTCATGGCGCTAAGTTGCACTTCGATCTTGGACAGCCTGCGAGCGACCAGGTCCTGATTGAACGCCTCACGGATTTCACTTAATGTCATTTCTCTTTTTCCGTCTTCATATCGTGTGTAGAACTCAGTCCGATTTTGAAACGTAACCATATGGGGGATCCGTGCACTAACAGGCACTCGGACGATTAACAACGGATTACCGTTTACGATGCGGGGTCGAATCTCCAAGTCATCTATACGTTCGGAGATGTGATCAAGGCATAGATATAAGATCGCCCGCCTAATCTTGTTTAAGTCCCCAACCATAGACGGCTCGTACTTTTGCGCACGGCCCTTTCCGTCATCACGGATGCCTATAATTAGATATCCTCCACCACCGTTGGACATCGAAACAATATCACGTAGTAACTCCAGCCTGTCTTGGTCATCTTGGTGGTTAACAGTCACCTTGAATTCCAGGTGCCGCCGTTCAGAAACATGTTCTCTTACGAGCTGATCAATTTCGGCGTCAGCTATTTCGTCAATCGATCTGCCTTCAAAAACCATTGACCTTTCACTCCCAGTGCCCAGATTATAGCACTAGCGTGAAAGTTTGGATATGTGCGACACATCTACGTTTTCTTACTGGTATCGCCATGTGAACGTCACGCTACTTTGTGCAAAAGGCATTCAATTCTTTTTTCGATGCTTATAACGCAATAGCTCCATGCCCTTTAGCGTAACCAGATGGTTGTACTATCTCGTATCCTCTATAGTCATGATACTCCATTGCATATTCCAGCTAGTATTCCCCCTTGTGTAGCACACCCAACTAGAACTGCAAAATAGGACTTCCACAGATTTAGTCGGAGAGCCGAGGCTATTGTAGAAACCACTATTGCCCCGGTACCCGGCCCCGGTATGGCAACCATAACAGCCAGCCCAGGATAGCCCCATCTTCCGAGGTATCTTTTGAACTTGGCTCGGCTTTTATCCGAAGCCCTGGTCAGAGAGTCAAATTTTGGTATGGTCTTGGTCACACCGAAGTAAATCGGGAAAAAGATTAAGGAGCTCAGCACAGCGGAAACAAAAATCAAATGGCATACAGATAGGTTACGGGGCAGTTCAAATGGCAATGATTTAATAATCCCAGCCACAGGCGACAGGAATAGAAGCATTATCAGGGACCGGGAATCAGTCAACTAGTGCACTCATTATAAGAATACAATGGGTTTGCGAGGGTAATTTAACTTTCCGGAGCATTTAAAGCTTAACGCGCTGAGCCATCGTGCAGTACATCCAAAGATGTTCCGGGAGATACTCTCAATCTTCGGTAAAAAAGGCCAGGTCAATATACGGTCCGTTAATGATAGCGCTTACTTGTGACATTTCAGTGAGATAGAACTCAACAGGTTGGAATTCGGACAAAATCTTATCTCTCAGTTCCCCTGCCGTATCGGGCTTATAGAAGTGTCCTACCATAACATGCAACTTCTTGTTTGCACTTCTCCCCTTCATTATCTCGAGCATGTTTTCTACCGCTTTAGCTACGGTTATATGCTTCGACACAGCCCGCGTTATCCCACCTGTAACGGCATCTATCTCCAGGACCGGCGCCAGAGGAACTGGGGAACCAGCCAGGGGACGTTCTTTGCCCAGTCTTCCGGACTTGTCGAAATAATAAAGGGAATCTCGCACTGATAGGGCGGACACACGCTGCACCATCTGACGGGTAATCCCCACTACCTCTGATAGGCTCTTTCCTTGACCCGCCACTTTTGCTGCCTCAATGGCAATAAGAGCCTCAGCACAGGCAATAGTGAGGGAATCAATCACCTCAATGACAACGCCAGGCAATTCCTGCTCAATGCTTTTCTTGACTCTTGTTACCCTTTCGTACTCTCCGGAGAAGCGGGATGTCATGGTGATATACAGAATAGCCTTGGCCCTCTGACTTATCTGCCAAAAGGCCTCTGCCATCTCCCCCGGAGAAGGAGGTGCGACGGTAGGCAGGTCTTTGCTCATAAGGCGGGAGTAGAGCAGCTCCTTCTCAATGGTAGTGTCTAGGTAGTCTTTGCCACCCATAGAGATATGGAAAGGTAATATCGTGATGTCATGTTCTTCTGGCACCCCTGGCGGCATTCTGGCAATACTGTCAACTATAACAGCTACTTTTCTCATTATTGTCCAC
This genomic interval from Dehalococcoidales bacterium contains the following:
- the lexA gene encoding transcriptional repressor LexA; this encodes MESISDRQKSILDFITRFISDQGYSPSVRDVVRNCGISSSSVAQYHLNALERKGYISRGREISRSIGLTKRPGVNAIPVLGTIAAGQPIPVPDSDNWTALAEESIEVPHEIARGLEGVYALKVKGTSMIDALIDDGDIVVMQQASTAQDGETVAAWLKDEQEVTLKKIYHEKDRIRLQPANKDMKPIYCKQDDVDVQGRVIGVIRKL
- a CDS encoding DUF72 domain-containing protein — encoded protein: MADSAKLYIGTSGWSYPKGEGSWTGHFYPTGKINELEYYSQFFNAVEINSSFYRPPNPGYVHNWVRRVPRDFLFTVKLWQKFTHPNMFEEATGEEAAISQDDVDLFKQSIEPMANSGKLGALLAQFPPSFKNDSFGQQILAAVISVFGQYPLSVELRHRSWSDDPRTEAILRNHSVSWVQVDEPKFSTSVAQELPLTSNIAYFRFHGRNKEMWWIGNSETRYKYLYSEDEISELAQRVKRASLNTRIAFAFFNNHWQAFAPRNAVSIMKRLELPVGRPPVPDDTENDREI
- a CDS encoding putative DNA binding domain-containing protein, which translates into the protein MVFEGRSIDEIADAEIDQLVREHVSERRHLEFKVTVNHQDDQDRLELLRDIVSMSNGGGGYLIIGIRDDGKGRAQKYEPSMVGDLNKIRRAILYLCLDHISERIDDLEIRPRIVNGNPLLIVRVPVSARIPHMVTFQNRTEFYTRYEDGKREMTLSEIREAFNQDLVARRLSKIEVQLSAMTSSQEVLTQRKGISEKVASGVFPRFLTIENGEILADTTSQRFVEEIDEKPFFRVAITPANPHAELIDVESEDARRLLGSPPGSRRAGWNMEGQYSRIERFEEGVRQGAKDSRYLELMSNGHMEFWKPLDEEFCWRQSSEEFRIKPRLYSIPVIEYPATFLRLYRAIVDALHVKGEFLIDLQYRNLKGYTLNPYAPRSVSFMFSDGRVKTFEGQHLIVPRKKVAGNFEADRVAYDLVRVVYAAFGVEAKLIPFYTSEGKFVFPTS
- a CDS encoding DegV family protein, yielding MRKVAVIVDSIARMPPGVPEEHDITILPFHISMGGKDYLDTTIEKELLYSRLMSKDLPTVAPPSPGEMAEAFWQISQRAKAILYITMTSRFSGEYERVTRVKKSIEQELPGVVIEVIDSLTIACAEALIAIEAAKVAGQGKSLSEVVGITRQMVQRVSALSVRDSLYYFDKSGRLGKERPLAGSPVPLAPVLEIDAVTGGITRAVSKHITVAKAVENMLEIMKGRSANKKLHVMVGHFYKPDTAGELRDKILSEFQPVEFYLTEMSQVSAIINGPYIDLAFFTED